In the Acidobacteriota bacterium genome, GCCGTCGGGGTCCAGGACCGTCGCCGACATCCCGGCCGAACCGCCGAGGGTGGCCGGACTGGAGAGGTTGAGGTCGCTGATGACGGGCGGCTGGTTCGGGCCCGCCGCCTTGACGGTAACGGCACCGGAGGCCGTCGCGGCCCCGCCCCGCCCGTCGGAGACCATCACGGTCACGGGGTAGGCCCCCACGGCCGCGTAGACGTGTGAGGGAGTCACCCCGGAAGCCGAAGCGCCGTCGCCGAAGGTCCACTCGGCGGTGAGGGAGTCGCCGTCGGGATCGGATGCCTCGACGCCAAAGGTCACGGGCTCATTCACCCGGGCTCGCCGTGGGACCTGAACGCTTGTGATTACGGGCGGCCGGTTATAAACGCCGTCCGCCGTCACCGAGAGGGTGACCCCGGCGTAGGCCGAGCCGCCGTAGAGGAGGAGGTACCAGGTTTTTCCGCCGGGGGACGTCGTGACGTTCACTGTCTCGGCGTTCCCGGGGGTCGCGGACCGGTAGTCGTAGGTTCCTGCGGTGCGCCCGGGCTTTGCCCCTTCCTTCACGTAGAGCTGCACATTGCCCGTGCCGCCCGACGTGGCGACGTGGAGGGCCGTGACCCCGGCGGGCGTCAGCACCTTGTAGAAGGCCTGGCTCCCGCCGGCGCCGGACAGGCCGCCGAGGCTTTCGCCCAGGGCCAGCACCGTCACGTCCGCCTCGGGGTTGACCACGTGGACCGCCCCCGACGCGGCGGCGGAACCGCCCCGCCCGTCCGTGACCACCACGGTGACCGTGAAGTCGCCGTCCACGGCGTAGGCGTGGGAGGCCGCCAGGCCGGAAGCGGTGCCTCCGTCGCCAAAGTTCCAGACACAAGTGAGGGGGTCGCCGTCCGGGTCGGACGCCTGGACGGAGAAATTGACGATTTCAGCCAGGTTGACCGGGGAGGGGATGGTGGTCCCGGAGATCACCGGGGCCCGGTTGGGCGGCGGGGTCACCAGGATCAGACCCGAGGCCTGGGCCTGGCCGCCGCGCCCGTCGTCCACCGTCACCGTCACGGTGAAGCTGCCCGCGGCGCCGAAGGTGTGAACGGCGCTCATCCCCTGGGCGCTCGCGCCGTCGCCGAAGTCCCAGGACGCCGAGAGGGCGTCGCCGTCCGGGTCGGAGGCGCTCACACCGAAGGAAACCATGTCGCCCGCCGCGGCCGTGGTCGGGATCGTGACGCTCTCGATGACCGGCGCCCGGTTGGGCCGGTCCTCCACCGTGATCGTGACGGAGCGGGAGGCGCTGCCGCCCTGCCCGTCGGTGACCTCCACGCTCACGGGCCAGGGGCCCGCTGTCGCGAAGACGTGGGTGGCCTCGCCGTCGGGGCCGCCGGCCGCGCCGCCGTCGCCGAAGTTCCAGGCGTAGGTCAGCGGGTCGCCGTCCTCGTCGGTCGCCTGGACCGCGAAGGTCACGCTCTCCCCGGTCCACGCGTGCTCGGGGAGGGTCGCTCCCTGGATCTCCGGCGCGTGGTTGGGGCGCGTCGCGGTCAGGTTGGCCGCGGCCTCGTCGTTGCCGGCGTCGGCGTCGGCAAAGCCCGGGGCCAGGGAGAGGCGCACGACGTACGTCCCCACGGCGGGGGGCGTGAAGGCGCCGAAAACGTGGAGGTCGCCGTCGACGTAGTACCAGGTGGCCGGCGCGAGGGGCGTCGTGTGCCCGGCGGGGTCCGTCACCCGCCAGAGGACCGGCAGGCCGTAGTACGAGTCGTTGGCCCGGATGACGCCCTCCAGTTGCACCCGCTCGCCCGCGTTGGGCGCGGGGTTGGACAGCGTCAACGAACCGGGGACCACCTGCGCGTCGAAGACGGAGGCCGCGCCGCCGCGGCTCCCGAGGGCGGGCCCGCCGGGGACCAGGGAGGTTGAGTCTCCCGTCCCGGTGCGCCCGCCGCGGACGCCGCTGCCCCCTTCGCCCGTGGTGGGCACGGGGGTGCCGGGTTCCACCATCCAGGCTTCCAGGGCGGCCGGGTCGTCGATGGACACCGTCGGGTCGCCGCCGGGGCCCGGGTAGGGGGGCGGCGTCACGAGGACCGGGTCCACGGGGACGGTCCGCTCGAGGAGTTCCTCGGCGGCGCTGTCCCCGGCGCGGACGGCCAGCCGGTAGACTCCCGCCTCGGCGGGCAGGGTCAGGGCCGCGTGCCACGCGCCGTTCCGGTCGGTCCGGGCGTCGGAGGCAACGGCGGGCTGGGACTCACCGTCCCGGGTGAGAGTCACGTGCACGGCGCCGCCCTGCACCGGCAGGGTCGCAATCGTCCCGTTGTCGGAGAGCCTGTAGAAGGCCCGCCCGGAGAGCACGGCGTCGGCGCCCGGCGCGAAGGCCGGCGGGCGCGCCGCGGTGACCACCACCGGGAGGCCCGTGCCGAGGCCGGCGGTGTTGTTAAAGCGGTCGGCTTCCCCGAGGGCGCCGGCGGGGTCGACCTCGACGGAGAGGGCCGTCCCCGGCGCGGGCGGGGCGCCCAGGTCCAGGGAAACGATATTCTCGCCGGGCTGCAGGTCCGCGAGCACCGTCGTCAGCGGCGTGTCGCCGGCGGCGGTGCGGGAGCGCAGCTCCACCCCCACGCCCGTCACGGGGACGGTGCGGGTGCTGGCGACCCGGGCCTCCAGGACGGTGCCGTTCAGGGTCACCCCGTACACGGCCAGGTCGAAGGGGGTTTCCACCACGGTGACGGCGGCCGTGCCGGTCACCGGGAGGCCGCCCGCGTCGGCGGCCCTGAAGGTGAAGGAGTCGGCCCCGAAGTAGCCGGCGGACGGGGTGTAGACCAACTGGTTGTTCACCACTTCAGCCGTGCCGTGGGCGGGCTGGGTCTCCACCGTGATGGTGAAGACCGTGTCGCCGTCGGGGTCGGTGACCTGGGGCGACACCGGATCGCTCGGCTGGTCCTGCTTCGTGGTGATGGAGGCCGAGGCCGAGGTCGGGGCGTCGTTGACGGGGTCGACCGTGAGGTGCACGGCGGCCAGGCCGGAACTCGCCCGCCCGTCGGAGGCGCCGAAGGTGAAGGTGTCCGCCCCGTGGAAGTCGGCGGCCGGGGTGTAGGTGAAGTCGCCGGTGGCGGGGTTGAAGCTCGTGAGGGCGCCGTGGTCGGGTTGCTTGACCACGCTGAAGGTCAGCGGGTCGTTCTCGGGGTCGGTCCCCGTCAGCTTCGCGGCCAGGAGCGTGTCCTCGTCGGTCGTGAAGGCGAGGTCCTGCACCGTCGGGGGGCGGTTGTAGCTGGCGTCCACGACCGTGATCGTGGCGGTGCGCTCGGCGGTCAGGTCGCCGTCGGAGGCCACGAACTGCACCGAGTACGTCCCCAGTTGCCCGGCGGAGGGGGTCCACTCGAAGCGGCCCGTGCCGTTCCCCTCGTCGTGGAAGCTCGCGCCGTAGGGGAGGGAGCCGGTGTAGACCAGCGGGGTGGTGCCGTCGGGGTCGGAGGCGTGGACCACGAAGCCCAGCATGCTCCCCGCGCGGACGGTCCAGTCGGCGATCGCCTCCAGCACCGGCGCGCGGTTGCCGGGCGTGCCGCCGTCCTGGAAGCGGACGAGGTAGGTCTTCCCCGCCGTGTCAACGTCGAAGAGATTGACTGTGTAGCGCCAGGTGTCGCCCACTTTTGTCCGGCTCAGCCAGGCGTTCTGCGGGACCAGCACCGCGCCGTCGGAACGGACGACCTCCCGCAGGGGGGAGGCCCCGGCAAAGGGGTCGTCCAGTTGAATGTAGACGTAGCCGGGGTCCTGGTCGTACTCCGACTTGACGAGGGAGTAGCTGCCATCCTCGTTCAGCGTGAGGGCGGCGCCCCAGGACTGGTCGTAGACGGGGCTCTCCAGCCCGTCGGAGGTGTAGACCGCCAGGGTCCACAAATAGGGGGTCCCGTCCGGGCCGCGTTCGCAGGCCAGGAAGTCGGGGACGGCGTCGCCGGGGGTGAAGACGTCCTTCACCAGGGCGAAGGTGCGCAGGTTCTCCTCGGGGATGAGGGAGGTCACCTGGCCGCCCAGCTCGTCGGCGTGGGAGATCTTCGCCCCGAAGCTGACGAAGCGACCGGTGAGGGAGCAGGTCATCTGCCAGGCGGCCGTCGCCGTGGCGTCGGGGGCCAGGTCGCCGAAGTTCACCAGGAGGCTGGGGGTGGCGGGCTCGCCATTCACCGAGGAACCGGTGATGGCGAAATTGAGGAGGAGACCCTGGTAGTTCTCCACGATCTTGGGCTGGCCCGAGTCGATCCGGACGTTCCTGGCGATCCCCGCCCCGACGTTGCGGATGCGCAGGCCCAGGGGGAACGGGACCACGGGCTCGATGAGAGTGGTGGCCGGATCGTCTCCCAGGACGTCGATGGGGAGGAAATAGTCCAGCGCAAGGATGGGCATGGGCATCACGCGGATGGTGTCGGGGGCCACGTCGATGGTGTTCTCCTCGCCCCCCTGGGTGTAGCGGATGAACGCTCCCACCGGGTAGAGCGCCCCGCGGGGGTCAGTCCCCCCCGCCCCGGGCGCCGGGATGATGAGCCAGCGCGCCTCGACGGACGGCGCCTCCGCCGGCGGCGCTTCGGTGTAAGCCGGAATGTCCGGCAGCATCCAACTCTGCCCATCCTGGGACATCGCCGCCCCGCCCCCCTCCGGCCGGATGAAGAACCACGCCCCGGTGTCGTTGGGGTCGGAAGTGGCCCAGATGTAAAATCCGTTTTCATCCTGGAACAGCACATCCACATGGATCTGCTCCACCAGGAACGGCGTCCCGTTGGTGATCTTCATCCGCGCCTCGAACGCCTGCCGCTCAAGGGTCAGTTCCTGCAGGATCTCGATCTTCGCCCGAGCGCATAAGGTCTGGGCTTCCAGCGCCCACATCGACAGGATAATAAGAGAAAGGGAAAGCAACAACCTAACCAGTCCACTCCCCACCTCATTATCCTTACAAATTGTTTTTTCCTTTCCGCTTTTCATGCCTCTCCCTAATTAACTAGCTCTTGTTCCCCAGAAATTGCCCTATGCGTCATTTTACTTTTAGGAATTTATTCCAATATTCCTTTCTATTCCGCCACCATTTCATGCATTCCGCTTTTGACGCAATATTTTGTATTTCTCCATCCGTAAGTGTTGATAATAATTTCATTAGACGCAAATCCCCATCACTGATTTTATCCATTATTTGCGGAATTGCCAATATTCCGAGTTGCTCTATTTCGTCTAACAATCGCAAGAACTTGGCTTCGTCCTTTTCCGTTTTTGCAATTTTATATATCTCCTCGAACTTCCGGGTGACACAGCTTTCTTTTATTAACCACCATTGTTCGAAAAGAATTCGATGGGAATGATAGAGAATTTCTTCTTTGTCTATTTCGGTTCGTATTTCTGGTTTTATGGAAATGAATAAAATTTGTTTCCCGTTTGCGCTGTTTGTTTCAGAAGAGAAGATCTCTGTTTTGTATATTTTCCCGATAGCGCAAATTAAATAATATGAAAGAAAGAGTTTTTCTCCAAATCCACATGAGGTGAACCGACGTCTCTCATTTGAATTACGTTCCTCCGTATTTTCAGTCTGATTAGCTTGCACAGGTTCGGCATCTCTGATCTCTTTCACCACACAAGGGAGCACATCAGGACCAAGGCTCCGTAGTTTATTAAAACATTTGTACATCAATGTTCCCGGTTTATCCATATTTAACACTGGATTGAGGTTATCATCAAGAATCGCATCACTGCTGAAAGTATATTCCCAAGAAATCTTCTCCCATTCAGAAACCACTGATTTGACACCAGAACAATCATCCTGACATAAAATCGCATGATTGGACATAACAACAAACATTAAGGTTAAAGCAAACCCTTTCATCAGTTGCCTCCATTCTACTGTCTCTTATAATATCGGAAAGGTTCTCCATAACCCTCCGAATTCAATTGATACTTTTCGTGAACAATCCTAATACTTGGTCCAAGCTTTGATTCAAACATGACCCATTGTGGATCCCCACATGATATATTGGTTTTCTTTGCTGCATGAACTATCTCTCCATTGGGTTTGTGATATAGCATAATCTCTGCTTCTAATTCATTACACTGAATATATCCGTAAGAAAGGAAGAATGCATCGTAATCCTCTGGATCATCTTGTCCATTATTCGTTTTATTTGTGTTACCAAAAGTGTCCACATTTAAATAGGTTCTTGTAACACCATTTATCGTTTGTGTCCATTCTCTGATATTTTTATAAGGTATCCCACCGCATTGAGCCCACCTGTCTGTTAGTCCCACAACCCATGCTTTACAGTTATATAGCAACGAGTCACCAGCAGTGACAGACCATTCACAATTTACAATTTTGGGGTATCTATTCGCTGCCTGTTGTTGCAGAGACCAAGTCGGAAGATTACCTTCTTGAATCCCGATAAATTGATAATTCAAGCAATCTGCTGCTATAACTCTTCCATTCGAGTCACTGAATTCCACTGTTAGTTTTGCATTTCCATCATCACATCCTTCTGCCCACAGATTATCTTTAACAGCAAAAAAGTCAGCATGCTCACTAATTGAAGGCAAATGCCATTTTTTTTCATTTACAGAATCACTAACTGACAGCAGTTTTTTAGTTTCACCTTTGTATCGATCCTTCCATATTGACAGTTTGTTAGTATCTCGTTTAATTGTGATGTCACCAATTGTCAAATCGGGGATCAAGGATATTTTTATACTCTTCAAGTCATCCTCGTTCGGGCATATATTGGATATTGTAAAATCTGACACATTAGTCGTATTATCAGCGTCCAGATTGAAATGGAGATATGCATTAAGGACTCCTTCTGCATTTCTAGGAACAATCACATCAATTTCCCTTTTATCCGATAAGTTGGGAGCAGGAACTAATTTTATCCCAATCACTGACAACTCAAGTTTGATCATATAAAAGTCGGATTGATCTATTTCCTCAGGTGAATCAGTTAGCCCGGATATAGTTAAAACGGCTTTATATCTATCAGGTAAAATATTCTTGGCATCCCATTCATTCGCATCTATCAGTTTTGGTGTTTCTGCCATCGCTGTTGCAATTTCTGTCTTCCCTTTTTTAATTTTAATACTAATAAGTGGATGTTCTGCAATATCACCTGTTTGAACATAATATTCATATCGGGGTTTGGTTGTTTGACTGTTGTTATTAGCAAATAATTCTGTGAAGCGGAAATAACCAATTTTTATTACATAAATCTTGAGTGTTTTGCACTCTGTTTGGCATGCGTTTCCACCAATTTCTTGAGTTACTGTTAAAGTAAGTGTATACTCGCCTGGCTCCCAGAACGAGTGGCTGAATAAAATACCGTTAAAAATCGCTACAACAGTACCGCCGCGCTCTAATCTCCAATTATAATCACACAACTCGGAAACGTAATCAACCAGAGCATATGCCTGAATGAATACAGAAGGATCCTTTTCCTTAGCTACAAGCAAGATTTTCTCAGGATTTTGATTGTTGGATAAAGGACTTATTATTTGCATCTTACAATTTAGCGGTGGTCTCCCTTGACATGGGTCAATATCAGGCCCCCCTGGAAGATTACTGCTTTCGCAATTCCTGCCTTTTGATCCTCCCTGCGAAATCGGCGCGCCTCCCCACCCCGCCTCCCCGGCCGGGTAGTTGAAATTCACTGGTGTTCCCTCGCCGGGACCTCCGCCAGGCGGGCAGGGGACGACATGGCAATTGCCAAAATAGAGCGGACCACCACTGACGAATTTACTTCCGTTAGGGCAAATCACGTCGTATCCGACACCTCCCGGATAAACGTCACAGGCCGTACAGTCGTCCGAAGTCGCAGAGAATCTTTTCCCTCGTCCGGACGGGGATGAGGAGGATTTTGTCTCGACCGACAACCTCGTCACCCGGTAGGGCAGGCGAACGTACTGGTTGGGCTCCAGGGAGTCCGGGGGCTGGGAGAGGAACTCGAAGCGGTACGTCGTGCCACCATCGGGGACGACGAGGGTTACGTTATCGGCCCGGACGAGGCCCTGGTTCTCCACCAGGAATTCCCCGGTGTAGTTCTCGCCGGCGTTGAGGTAGGGCAGCGCCACGGAGGTGGGCGTCACCGTCACCACGGGGGCGGGGACCTGGGTCTCGTAGTCGGCGGTGAGGACCACCTGGTACTGGTCCTGGATGGTGGTGGGGACCACCTCCCACTCCACGGTGACCAGGGTGTTGCGCAGGAGGGTCTCCAGGGTCGCGGTGACCCCGGGCTTGATCTCCACGCGGCCGGCGACGGCCTCGTGGCGGTCGGCGCTGACGCGGTAGTCCCAGAGGCCCACCGGCAGGTCGCGCACCAGCACGTCGGACCAGTCGGCGTCCGCCTGGGAGACCACGTCGGGGATAGGGGCGCCGTCCACCTTCTTCAGGGTGATTTTCGGGCCCAGGGATCCCGCGGGACGGGACACGCCGCTGCCCGAGTAGAGGTCGTAGGCCTGGACGAGGAGGTTGCCCTTCCCCGTGGCGTCCACGTAAACGACGACGGGGACGTCCAGGGTCACGGTGCCGTCGGCGCTCGCGACGCGGAGGACGAGGTTGTACGGGTCGGGCCTCGGCGGCACGGTTTCCGCCGGGGCGAAGGTGAGAGAGATATCCTTCTTCTCGTTGACATTGATGAGCGGGATGATCCCGGACTGGTTGAGGGCCTGGACCCTCCGGCGGTAGTTGACATCGGAGGACAGCGGCACGGAGGCTTTGTCCCGGGGGGCCATGGAACCCCCACCGGCCGGGGCGGAGACGTTGCCCAGAATGATCCAGTCGGGCGCGGCGGAGCCGTCGGAGGCGGTCAGAGAGACCGTCGCGTTTTCCAACGGGGCGAACCCCACATTCTTCACCTGGATGATTTCGGAGGTGCTCCCGCCGGGGTTGACGCCCGTGGTGACGTGGGTTGGCGTGGCCTTGAGCGCCGGGGCGGCGTCCACCAATTCGTAGCCGAGGTCGATGGCGCCCCACGCCTTCGGGCCGGTTTCGTTGCTCACCACGCGCAGGGCCACGTGGCCCGTGGCGGCGGCGGTGTTGTCCCCCACCAGGGTGATCTTGAGGTCCACTGTGCTGGGACCCGTCACGGAGAGTTCGCACCCCTGGCTTTCCAGGGGCACGCCCGGATCGCCCACCAGCAGGCTCACCCCTGAAGGGAGGGCCTCTGTCGGGACCACCTTGACGCACGAGGCGGTGGTGCCGGCGAGGGCGGTCAACCTGAAAGTCATGGGTCCGGCGTAGTTGCGCGGCACGCGGGCCTGGACGGCCTTCGGCTCGACGATCAGCCGGCGAACGGTGAAGGAGGCCTGGGGCGGCGCCTCGCGCACCACCGGGTGGACGGCCGCCACGGTGTAGAGGCCGCCTTCCTTCGGCAGGGGCTGGAAGGCGAAGGTGAAGTTCCCCGCCGCGTCGCTCTTCAGCTTGTCGATGCGCCGGACGAAGCCATCGGTGACGAGGAGGAGGACGAGGTCCGCCTCGGGTTTGGGCTCGCCCGTGGCCTTGTCGGTCACCGTCCCGGAGATGAGGACAGGCTCGGTGCCGAAGGAGTCGGAAGGCGTCACCGAGGTGACGGCGCCCGTGTAGGGCGGGTCGGCCAGGGCGATGTCCCCCTTCGTGACGGAGAAGCCCTGGATGGCCACGTGTTCCCGCTCCCCGACGCGGTAGTGGACCTGGTCGATGTCAAGCATTACGGAGAGGGGCGCCTTCGCGTTCAGGGGCGCCGTGAGGAAGACGGGGTCGGAGGTCCAGGTGTCGGCGTCGCCGCCCGCCGCGGACTCCTCGGGGGAGCCGATGCGGGCGATGGTGGTGCCGCCCGCCAGGTTGTACACCCCGCCGCCGGTGGTCTGCTTGAGGGAGGCCCGGGAGAGTTCCACGCCGTCGGCGTCCAGCAGGCGCATCCTCACCTCGGTGGAGGGGACGGCGCCCGCGTTGGTGGCTGTGACGAGGTCGACGCTCGCGGGGGTGTGGTTGACGAGGCGGAAACGCACGCCGCCGCCGCCGCCGGCCACGATGGGGTCCTGGAGAATGTCGACGGTGTAGGAGCCCACGCCGTCCGTCACGGGGAAGACCCCGCCGGTCTTGCGGATCACCACCCGGTCGCCCGGACTCGGAATCACCTCGGCATAGGCGCTGAAGGCGGCCGAATCCGGCAGGTCGCGGTAGCCGCCCACCACCACCACGGCGTCGGGCTTGCTCCCGTTGGGCGCCAGCGCGAACTTCGGCGAGACGTGGTCCTTACCGGCGAGCCGGATCCCGGCGCGCACCTCGGCCAGGTTCAGCTCGCACAGGCCGGCCACGCCCACGGTCACGGGGTTCATTTCGCCGCGGGCCAGGGTGGGCACAGCGGTCACGCCCACGTCCAGGAGGGGCAGGGTGACGGCGCGGCGCAGGCTCTCCCGGCCGTACTCGTCCACCGCGGCCACGGCATAGCGCCGCACGGCCCCGTCCCAGGTGTCGTCGGTGAAGGTCTTGTCGGTGAGGACCAGGCCATTGAGGCGCACTTCGCGCCCCTCGGGCCCGGCGTAGACGTTGTAGCCCACGATGGAGGGGGCGGCCGCCGCCGTCCAGGTGAGGACGGGGAAGCCGTTGTCCGTGCGCTCGAGGGTGAGGCCGCTCACCGGGAGCAGGTCCGCGTTCAGGAAGGCCGACGGGCTCGGAGCGGAGACGTTCCCCGCCGCGTCCACGGCCACCACGGCGTAGAAGGGTGTATCGTGGGTGGGCGCGGGGTCGACGACCGTCAGGACGGCAATCTCGGAGGCCACCGGGGTGAGCCCGGCGACGTCCGTGATCTCCTCGCCGCCGCGGTAGAGGGAGTAGGTCACGGTTTCGGTGAAGGGCACGGGGGCGTCCCACTGGGCCTTCACGCCGTTGCCCGTGAGGGTGAGGCGCAGGTTGGAAGGAGCGTTCGGCGGCACGGAGTCGGCGACGCCCTGGGCCTCGGCGCTGAGGGCGCTTTCGGCCGGCGTCCCGTTCTCCACCCGCAGGCTGGAGACGGCGTAGCGGTAGGTCCCGTCCACGCCGGGCTCGTCGGTGTAGCCGGTGGACCCGCCCGAGGACGCCAGCAGGGCCAGGGGGCCCTCGCCGTCGGCGCGGTAGACGCGGTAGTCCGCCGAGCCGGTGACGCCGTTCCACGACAGGACGATCCTCCCGCCCGGGGCGCTCACGGCGCGAAGGCCGGTGGGGGCGGAAAGGGGCGGCAGGGCGCCCTGGTAGACGTCGAAGCTCTTCCGGCCGTCGATGCGGGTGCTGACGTTGCCAAGGTCGTCCACGCCGCGATAGCTGAAGGAGAGGGTTTCCGGGGTCGACCCGGCGTCGGCCGGAAGGGTGAAGCTGCCGGACCACTGCAGGTCGGACACCTTGGTCAGGGCCACCGCCGTGGGATACGGGTGGGTGCTGGAGAGCACGTAGTCCAGATAGGGTACGTTCTCGCCCGTGAAAGCCTCGTCGAAGGTAAGGTCAATGGAGAGCGTCACAGCCGTGTCGTTGCAGATGGGCGAGGGCGGGGCGACGGAGAGGACCTTCACCACCGGACCGGCGGTGTCGAGGAGCAGGGTGGCGTCGGGCGGCACTTCGGTGCCTCGGTTGCCCACCATATCGCGCATGGAGAGGACGATATGGCCGAGCCCCGAGGGTGTCCGGGAGGTGACCTGGAAGGCGCCGGTGTACGTGTTCCCTTCCCCCGCACGCAGGGCGATGGGGATGGCTGTCCCGCCAGCGGGGGCGAAGCTCATGAAGGGTGTGGCCAGGAGCGGCTCGCTGACGGCAAGGGCCACGTCCACGGGACCGGGGCCCACGCGGTTGCCAACCACAGGGCCGCGGGGCGTGAGGGTGAGGCTCGTCGCGGCCGGGGGCACCCGATCGGAAACCGCGGTGACCTGTTGCGAGAGGCCGCTTTCCAGGCCGTTGCGCTTGACCACCCGCAGTC is a window encoding:
- a CDS encoding PKD domain-containing protein, with the protein product MKITNGTPFLVEQIHVDVLFQDENGFYIWATSDPNDTGAWFFIRPEGGGAAMSQDGQSWMLPDIPAYTEAPPAEAPSVEARWLIIPAPGAGGTDPRGALYPVGAFIRYTQGGEENTIDVAPDTIRVMPMPILALDYFLPIDVLGDDPATTLIEPVVPFPLGLRIRNVGAGIARNVRIDSGQPKIVENYQGLLLNFAITGSSVNGEPATPSLLVNFGDLAPDATATAAWQMTCSLTGRFVSFGAKISHADELGGQVTSLIPEENLRTFALVKDVFTPGDAVPDFLACERGPDGTPYLWTLAVYTSDGLESPVYDQSWGAALTLNEDGSYSLVKSEYDQDPGYVYIQLDDPFAGASPLREVVRSDGAVLVPQNAWLSRTKVGDTWRYTVNLFDVDTAGKTYLVRFQDGGTPGNRAPVLEAIADWTVRAGSMLGFVVHASDPDGTTPLVYTGSLPYGASFHDEGNGTGRFEWTPSAGQLGTYSVQFVASDGDLTAERTATITVVDASYNRPPTVQDLAFTTDEDTLLAAKLTGTDPENDPLTFSVVKQPDHGALTSFNPATGDFTYTPAADFHGADTFTFGASDGRASSGLAAVHLTVDPVNDAPTSASASITTKQDQPSDPVSPQVTDPDGDTVFTITVETQPAHGTAEVVNNQLVYTPSAGYFGADSFTFRAADAGGLPVTGTAAVTVVETPFDLAVYGVTLNGTVLEARVASTRTVPVTGVGVELRSRTAAGDTPLTTVLADLQPGENIVSLDLGAPPAPGTALSVEVDPAGALGEADRFNNTAGLGTGLPVVVTAARPPAFAPGADAVLSGRAFYRLSDNGTIATLPVQGGAVHVTLTRDGESQPAVASDARTDRNGAWHAALTLPAEAGVYRLAVRAGDSAAEELLERTVPVDPVLVTPPPYPGPGGDPTVSIDDPAALEAWMVEPGTPVPTTGEGGSGVRGGRTGTGDSTSLVPGGPALGSRGGAASVFDAQVVPGSLTLSNPAPNAGERVQLEGVIRANDSYYGLPVLWRVTDPAGHTTPLAPATWYYVDGDLHVFGAFTPPAVGTYVVRLSLAPGFADADAGNDEAAANLTATRPNHAPEIQGATLPEHAWTGESVTFAVQATDEDGDPLTYAWNFGDGGAAGGPDGEATHVFATAGPWPVSVEVTDGQGGSASRSVTITVEDRPNRAPVIESVTIPTTAAAGDMVSFGVSASDPDGDALSASWDFGDGASAQGMSAVHTFGAAGSFTVTVTVDDGRGGQAQASGLILVTPPPNRAPVISGTTIPSPVNLAEIVNFSVQASDPDGDPLTCVWNFGDGGTASGLAASHAYAVDGDFTVTVVVTDGRGGSAAASGAVHVVNPEADVTVLALGESLGGLSGAGGSQAFYKVLTPAGVTALHVATSGGTGNVQLYVKEGAKPGRTAGTYDYRSATPGNAETVNVTTSPGGKTWYLLLYGGSAYAGVTLSVTADGVYNRPPVITSVQVPRRARVNEPVTFGVEASDPDGDSLTAEWTFGDGASASGVTPSHVYAAVGAYPVTVMVSDGRGGAATASGAVTVKAAGPNQPPVISDLNLSSPATLGGSAGMSATVLDPDGDPLDLLWDFGDGRSGEGTSVTHRYTLDGAYRVSVMAFDGWGGVTTAKGDLDVVDPETDAPALALGESRDDLGGAGGSQAFFKVLVPEDVTALTLSTAGGTGNVQLYVKEGSRPGRTNGTYDVRSATPGNAESVTLSSPGGKTWYVLLYGGSAYAGVTLTVAGTGADRPPELTAGTLSAHLLPGQETTFGITGSDPDGDTLRAWWDFGDGRGAEGLAAAYAYPEAGSYPVTVMVGDGRGGIVTAEGSAAVSLDGGNAPPVIGAVSIPPAAELGSPVVFTVSATDADGDVLDVLWTFGDGIQAAGADVTHVFACEGTFPVSVTVDDGFGGSAVASGNVTVTNTEEGVTALCRGATLEPLSGARTSETFYKVVVPEGVSSLTLSTTGGTGNVQLYVKEGSRPGRTNGTYDYRCAQPGNDETLTVDIPGGKTWYLLLYAASAYSEVTLTVQ